From the genome of Edaphobacter dinghuensis, one region includes:
- a CDS encoding NAD(P)-dependent oxidoreductase produces the protein MHIVLYGATGHSGSRILTELLSRGHQVTAITRNPAKLAPKPNLTIKQGDVDSAAAIAANIKGADAVVSAYAPPADDTDQILPVTQNFIEAIKQVGASGKAPRFIYVGGAASLEIAPGVTLLASGHLPAQWQAIAKSHSDALALIKKSDINWTSFSPAAFFEPGQRTGKFRLGKDQLISDAQGNSKISMEDYAIALVDELEKPQHERQRFTIGY, from the coding sequence ATGCACATCGTCCTCTACGGAGCCACCGGCCATTCCGGCAGCCGCATCCTCACCGAACTCCTCAGCCGCGGCCACCAGGTCACCGCGATCACTCGCAACCCCGCCAAGCTCGCTCCCAAGCCCAACCTCACCATCAAGCAGGGAGACGTAGACTCCGCCGCCGCCATCGCCGCCAACATCAAGGGAGCCGATGCCGTCGTCAGCGCCTACGCTCCACCCGCCGACGACACCGACCAGATCCTTCCCGTGACGCAAAACTTCATCGAAGCCATCAAGCAGGTAGGCGCGTCGGGCAAAGCTCCCCGCTTCATATACGTCGGCGGAGCGGCCAGCCTCGAAATCGCTCCCGGAGTCACTCTGCTCGCGAGCGGCCATCTCCCCGCCCAGTGGCAGGCCATCGCCAAATCTCACAGCGACGCGCTCGCCCTCATCAAAAAGTCCGATATCAATTGGACCAGCTTCAGCCCAGCCGCCTTCTTCGAGCCCGGCCAGCGCACCGGCAAGTTCCGTCTCGGCAAAGACCAGCTCATCAGCGATGCCCAGGGCAACAGCAAAATCTCCATGGAAGACTACGCCATCGCCCTCGTCGACGAGCTCGAAAAGCCGCAGCACGAGCGCCAGCGTTTCACCATCGGGTATTAG
- the tsf gene encoding translation elongation factor Ts → MSTETPVKIDAKLVKELREKSGAPMGDCLKALQEAKGEIEDAFVVLRKRGMASAAKKASRSTNEGAVGTYIHAGGKIGVLLELNCESDFVARTPDFQELLRDIAMHIAATDPRYVRREDVTEEDIAREKDVYRAQAAATGKPANIIEKMLEGKMSKFYEEVCLLDQPFIKEQTQTISQIIASKVAKLGENISVRRFARFKVGDPNWTVATTAQIAATEEA, encoded by the coding sequence ATGTCCACGGAAACCCCAGTAAAGATCGACGCAAAACTCGTCAAAGAACTCCGCGAAAAGTCCGGCGCCCCCATGGGCGACTGCCTCAAGGCCCTCCAGGAAGCTAAGGGCGAGATCGAAGATGCCTTCGTCGTCCTGCGTAAGCGCGGCATGGCCTCGGCTGCCAAGAAGGCCTCCCGCTCCACCAACGAGGGTGCAGTCGGAACCTACATCCACGCCGGCGGCAAGATCGGCGTTCTGCTTGAGCTCAACTGCGAGTCCGACTTCGTCGCCCGCACCCCTGACTTCCAGGAGCTGCTCCGCGACATCGCCATGCACATCGCCGCCACCGACCCGCGCTACGTTCGCCGCGAAGATGTCACCGAAGAAGACATCGCCCGCGAGAAGGATGTCTACCGCGCCCAGGCCGCCGCAACCGGCAAGCCCGCGAACATCATCGAGAAGATGCTCGAAGGCAAGATGAGCAAGTTCTACGAGGAAGTCTGCCTTCTCGACCAGCCCTTCATCAAGGAGCAGACTCAGACCATCTCGCAGATCATTGCCAGCAAGGTAGCCAAGCTCGGAGAGAACATCAGCGTCCGCCGCTTCGCCCGCTTCAAGGTAGGCGATCCCAACTGGACGGTAGCCACCACCGCTCAGATCGCAGCCACCGAAGAGGCATAA